A portion of the Babylonia areolata isolate BAREFJ2019XMU chromosome 4, ASM4173473v1, whole genome shotgun sequence genome contains these proteins:
- the LOC143281264 gene encoding protein dpy-30 homolog yields MADDQVASSAEAVEQQDNGAEVSDNIQKLITNEKESGDAQAKRSKVDLQSLPTRAYLDQTVVPILLQGMSVLSKERPPNPIEFLATYLLKHKSQHE; encoded by the exons ATCAAGTAGCAAGTTCTGCAGAGGCTGTTGAGCAGCAGGACAATGGTGCAGAAGTATCTGATAACATCCAG AAACTGATTACCAATGAGAAAGAATCAGGCGATGCCCAAGCCAAGCGATCGAAAGTGGATCTGCAGTCGTTGCCGACAAGGGCTTACCTGGACCAGACTGTAGTTCCGATTTTACTCCAAGGGATGTCAGTTCTATCCAAAGAAAG ACCGCCCAATCCCATCGAGTTCCTGGCCACATACCTTCTCAAACACAAAAGCCAGCATGAGTGA
- the LOC143281263 gene encoding purine nucleoside phosphorylase-like: MAAFSDMASSGYNFEEIQVIAGNILSFTKHKPKIGIVCGSGLGGLADLVENADIVHYSQIKEFPVSTVPGHEGKLVFGLMEGKSVVLMRGRFHYYEGYPMWKVAMPVRVMKAMGVTTLIVTNAAGGINPEYNTGDIMIIKDHIDLPGLTGECVLIGKNDERFGPRFPATVDTYDKGLRDLAKQVVTELGYGSIAREGVYVMIGGPTFETVAESRLLKLLGADAVGMSTVPEAVVAKHGGLRTFGISLITDMVALEYDTTRATTHEEVLQVGQKRAKDLQKIVSTMVARMSV; the protein is encoded by the exons ATGGCAGCCTTTTCGGACATGGCTTCTTCTGG ATACAACTTCGAAGAAATTCAAGTGATTGCTGGCAACATCCTGTCCTTTACAAAGCATAAACCTAAAATCGGAATCGTGTGTGGATCTGGCTTGGGAGGTCTGGCTGACCTGGTGGAAAATGCTGATATTGTTCATTACTCCCAAATTAAAGAATTCCCAGTCagcacag TGCCAGGTCACGAGGGCAAGTTGGTGTTTGGCCTCATGGAGGGCAAATCTGTCGTCTTGATGCGAGGCCGCTTTCACTACTATGAAGGATATCCTATGTGGAAG GTGGCAATGCCAGTGCGTGTGATGAAGGCGATGGGTGTGACGACTCTGATCGTGACAAACGCTGCTGGCGGCATCAATCCTGAATACAACACAGgagacatcatgatcatcaaagaTCACATTGACCTGCCGGGCCTCACCGGGGAATGTGTGTTGATTGGCAAAAACGATGAGCG TTTTGGGCCACGTTTCCCAGCAACAGTGGACACATATGACAAAGGGTTACGAGACCTGGCAAAGCAGGTAGTCACAGAACTGGGTTACGGGAGTATAGCACGTGAAGGGGTCTACGTCATGATCGGGGGCCCCACCTTTGAAACCGTTGCTGAATCACGACTGTTGAAGCTGTTGGGTGCGGATGCTGTGG GAATGAGCACAGTGCCTGAAGCAGTGGTGGCAAAGCACGGAGGTCTGCGGACGTTTGGCATATCGCTCATCACGGACATGGTGGCGCTGGAGTACGACACCACGCGAGCCACCACCCATGAGGAGGTGCTGCAAGTCGGTCAGAAGCGCGCCAAAGATCTCCAGAAAATCGTGTCCACCATGGTCGCTCGCATGAGCGTGTAG